A single window of Plutella xylostella chromosome 25, ilPluXylo3.1, whole genome shotgun sequence DNA harbors:
- the LOC119691125 gene encoding fatty acid-binding protein, translating into MGASQSDSSSLSKAELVAKIMERITSIGPERVRELGGVYLFNIIKGHAVYSWTLDLNEVTVREGEPDEDPDTTFTLTEHYFRQMVSGREAPRQIMQAGRCSVTGDIMRAMKLEPFIKMD; encoded by the exons ATG GGCGCATCACAAAGCGACAGTTCCAGCCTGTCCAAGGCCGAGCTGGTGGCCAAGATCATGGAGAGGATCACGAGCATCGGCCCCGAGCGGGTGCGGGAGCTGGGCGGCGTCTACCTCTTCAACATCATCAAGGGACACGCCGTCTACTCGTGGA CGCTGGACCTGAACGAAGTAACCGTCCGAGAAGGCGAGCCGGACGAGGACCCCGACACCACGTTCACGCTGACCGAGCACTACTTCCGACAGATGGTGTCGGGCCGGGAGGCGCCACGCCAG ATCATGCAGGCGGGCCGCTGCTCCGTGACCGGCGACATCATGCGCGCCATGAAGCTCGAGCCCTTCATTAAGATGGATTAA